A single genomic interval of Armigeres subalbatus isolate Guangzhou_Male chromosome 1, GZ_Asu_2, whole genome shotgun sequence harbors:
- the LOC134206944 gene encoding uncharacterized protein LOC134206944 has translation MEEVATTLKVEMFSEEEKRAQRILEDTTIRNRNRFETGLLWKCDQIQLPDSFPMALRRLQCLEKRMNRDPKLRDKLQRQLLVQASINQAAKLSKVEAICFLAKRIPRTQARALSPTDERFLAVANRPEADDPSLYRSEEARGPLSGRNPPAGPSSYRQSSDPVGKPPSRFTTRFIEKQSPSVACPGSIDPAQRSSTHRYEKVRLVWDAAAKVGSIALNSLLLKGPDQLTSLPAVLMRFRQFGVAVSADIREMFHQIRIREKDRHSLRFLWRNNPIDMPGIYVMNVAIFGATCSPASAQFVKNKNAKQFDDQYPRAVEGIVNNHYVDDSLESYSSVAEAIRVSEEMRMIHQNGGFELRNWLSNKEEVLRSLGEIKPFVDKNIGPDNKEFERILGLLWMTKKDELCLATSVQEPIQKLIDEVKRPTKRQVLKCLMGFFDPLGLWSVFLVHGKVLLQDIWRNGTQWDEQIDDAAFERWKKWTGLIPTISENRIPRCYFENATIKHYQKLQLHTFVDASEVAYAAVSYFRITNPDGVVECNLVAAKTKVAPLKPLSVPRLELQAAVLGIRLMQFVEESHTVKIQQRFVWSDSATVLAWLRADPRKYKQFVACRVGELLTASEVREWQWVQSKLNPADLDTKWGKGYAQDVNGAWFSGPEFLKNPEYEWPKQKTTLLSTAEDLRPCHTHHIVTMPVMIFELERFSRLPRLIRSAAYIHRSIINWRRKPKGEESITEYLKSDELRNGLRTIIRLTQWQAFPDEMVLLTRNQQRSEEQQVQLEKSSLLYRLSSMLDEFGILRIDGRITATSNVTESTKFPIILPKKHRFTFLLLDDYHRRFRHCNMETVVNEVRQQYYVPQLRVAVKQVAKACQWCRIYKAKPNMPRMATLPSARLASFQRPLTHTGLDLFGPLLMKIGRGTAKRWVAVFTCLTIRDVHVEVVHSLSTESCIKAIRRFVVRRGSPATIYSDNGTNFRGANRLLEEQIEQLAATFTSTTKKWIFIPPGKPHMGGAWERMERSIKTAMDAAFNSHGQLDDETLVTLVVEAKH, from the exons ATGGAGGAAGTCGCCACTACATTGAAGGTAGAAATGTTTTCAGAAGAAGAGAAACGCGCGCAACGGATTTTGGAGGATACAACCATTAGAAACAGAAACCGATTCGAGACGGGGCTACTATGGAAATGCGATCAAATCCAGCTACCAGACAGTTTCCCCATGGCTCTGCGTCGGTTACAGTGCCTTGAGAAGCGAATGAATAGAGATCCTAAGTTGCGGGACAAACTTCAACGCCAGCTACTAGT GCAAGCGAGCATTAATCAAGCAGCCAAGCTTTCCAAGGTCGAGGCCATTTGTTTCCTGGCTAAA CGAATTCCGCGCACCCAAGCGCGCGCTTTATCCCCTACGGACGAAAGATTCCTGGCAGTCGCCAACCGGCCAGAAGCGGACGATCCGTCACTATATCGGTCCGAGGAGGCCAGGGGACCTCTAAGTGGACGGAATCCACCAGCCGGTCCGTCAAGCTACCGGCAATCAAGTGACCCCGTCGGCAAACCGCCATCGCGATTCACAACACGCTTCATTGAGAAGCAATCGCCAAGCGTTGCCTGCCCGGGGAGCATCGACCCCGCCCAACGGTCATCGACCCATCGATACG AAAAGGTCCGCTTGGTATGGGACGCAGCAGCAAAAGTGGGAAGTATAGCTCTGAACTCGCTATTACTTAAAGGACCAGATCAACTGACATCGTTACCAGCCGTCCTGATGCGTTTCAGGCAGTTTGGAGTAGCAGTTTCAGCGGACATACGCGAAATGTTCCACCAAATACGTATCCGTGAGAAAGATCGTCACTCATTAAGGTTTCTCTGGCGGAATAACCCTATAGACATGCCAGGAATCTATGTTATGAACGTGGCTATCTTCGGAGCAACGTGTTCTCCAGCATCCGCTCAGTTCGTGAAGAACAAGAATGCGAAACAGTTTGACGACCAGTATCCGCGAGCAGTTGAAGGTATCGTTAACAACCACTACGTTGACGACTCGTTGGAGAGCTACAGTAGTGTGGCCGAAGCCATACGTGTGTCGGAAGAAATGCGGATGATTCATCAAAACGGAGGTTTCGAGTTGAGGAACTGGCTGTCGAACAAGGAAGAAGTGCTGCGTAGTCTAGGTGAAATAAAGCCATTCGTTGATAAGAACATCGGTCCAGACAATAAGGAGTTTGAACGTATACTGGGGTTGCTGTGGATGACCAAGAAAGATGAACTTTGCTTAGCTACATCAGTACAAGAACCAATTCAAAAATTAATCGATGAGGTGAAAAGACCCACGAAAAGGCAAGTGTTGAAGTGCTTAATGGGTTTCTTTGATCCCCTAGGCTTGTGGAGTGTTTTTCTTGTTCACGGAAAAGTGTTGTTGCAAGATATCTGGCGGAATGGAACACAATGGGATGAACAAATTGATGATGCAGCATTTGAGCGCTGGAAAAAGTGGACAGGCTTGATCCCAACCATCAGCGAGAACCGGATTCCTCGATGCTACTTTGAGAACGCGACCATAAAGCACTATCAGAAGCTTCAGCTGCACACGTTCGTCGACGCCAGTGAGGTGGCCTACGCAGCTGTATCGTATTTCCGTATAACGAATCCGGACGGGGTTGTGGAATGCAATCTAGTTGCGGCAAAGACTAAGGTGGCACCACTAAAACCGTTATCGGTACCTAGATTAGAGCTACAAGCAGCAGTATTGGGAATCCGTTTAATGCAGTTCGTCGAAGAAAGTCACACCGTGAAGATTCAGCAACGTTTTGTTTGGAGTGATTCAGCAACTGTTCTAGCTTGGTTACGTGCTGATCCTCGGAAATATAAACAGTTCGTGGCGTGTCGTGTAGGCGAGTTGCTGACAGCATCCGAAGTTCGCGAATGGCAATGGGTGCAATCAAAACTTAATCCAGCAGATTTGGACACTAAATGGGGTAAAGGTTACGCTCAAGATGTGAATGGCGCTTGGTTCAGCGGaccagaattcctgaagaatccggAATATGAATGGCCAAAACAGAAAACCACTTTGCTGTCTACAGCTGAAGATCTGCGTCCGTGTCATACGCATCACATAGTGACTATGCCAGTTATGATATTTGAGTTGGAGCGATTTTCTCGCTTACCGCGGCTAATTAGGTCGGCGGCATACATCCATCGCAGCATCATTAATTGGAGGCGAAAGCCAAAGGGTGAAGAATCGATCACTGAGTACTTGAAGTCGGACGAACTGCGAAATGGTTTACGGACGATTATCCGCCTAACGCAATGGCAAGCTTTCCCGGATGAAATGGTTCTCCTCACGCGAAATCAACAAAGGTCGGAGGAGCAACAAGTGCAGTTAGAAAAATCGAGCCTTCTGTACAGGCTGTCATCAATGTTGGATGAATTCGGGATACTCAGAATTGATGGACGCATCACAGCAACTTCGAACGTAACTGAGAGTACCAAGTTTCCTATCATTCTTCCCAAGAAACATCGATTCACCTTTCTTCTGCTGGACGATTACCATCGAAGATTTCGCCATTGCAACATGGAAACCGTGGTAAATGAGGTGCGCCAACAATACTATGTACCTCAACTAAGGGTCGCAGTAAAACAGGTCGCAAAAGCCTGTCAATGGTGTAGAATCTATAAGGCAAAACCGAATATGCCAAGAATGGCTACGCTACCATCGGCACGATTAGCATCGTTCCAGAGGCCACTTACCCACACGGGCCTCGATCTCTTCGGACCattgttgatgaaaattggTAGGGGTACGGCGAAGCGGTGGGTTGCTGTATTCACCTGCCTCACCATTCGTGATGTCCACGTTGAGGTGGTACACAGTCTCAGTACAGAGTCTTGCATCAAAGCCATCCGTAGGTTCGTTGTCCGCCGTGGGTCACCAGCGACGATCTACTCTGACAACGGGACCAATTTCCGAGGAGCAAATCGCCTCCTGGAGGAGCAGATTGAACAACTAGCAGCCACCTTCACCAGCACTACAAAAAAATGGATCTTCATTCCTCCCGGCAAACCCCACATGGGTGGTGCCTGGGAGCGAATGGAACGCTCAATCAAAACAGCCATGGATGCTGCGTTCAACAGTCATGGACAGCTGGACGACGAAACGTTAGTAACGCTAGTGGTAGAAGCGAAGCATTAG